The following are encoded in a window of Nocardioides houyundeii genomic DNA:
- a CDS encoding MaoC family dehydratase: MGVRTLARAALPAVPGINLLPGIRKVPAAQFQGLSASGPPTPIDARHVAAYSRVCGFPRRDTVPVTYPHLLGFDLHMEIMSSPEFPWPAIGTVHVENTITSHRPIALTETLGATTSVGAPRPHAKGMVLDFVTTISSGDEIVWESISSYLRRGRGDESAEPGLSLPAPPEGRAVWDLPADLGRRYGAVSGDLNPIHLYPLTAQALGFKRQIAHGMWTKARCLAAIENRLPDAVRIEVAFKKPVFLPGKVAFGLEGDRSSWQFALTNPGDRSPHLVGRTAAV; encoded by the coding sequence ATGGGGGTCCGCACCCTCGCCCGGGCCGCTCTGCCCGCCGTGCCCGGGATCAACCTGCTGCCCGGCATCCGCAAGGTCCCCGCCGCGCAGTTCCAGGGGCTCTCCGCATCGGGTCCCCCGACGCCGATCGACGCCCGCCACGTCGCGGCCTACTCGCGCGTGTGTGGCTTCCCCCGGCGCGACACCGTTCCGGTGACCTACCCGCACCTGCTCGGCTTCGACCTCCACATGGAGATCATGAGCAGCCCCGAGTTCCCGTGGCCCGCGATCGGCACGGTGCACGTGGAGAACACCATCACCTCGCACCGTCCCATCGCGCTGACCGAGACTCTGGGCGCCACCACGTCGGTGGGGGCCCCGCGTCCGCACGCCAAGGGCATGGTGCTGGACTTCGTGACGACCATCTCCTCCGGCGACGAGATCGTGTGGGAGTCCATCTCCAGCTACCTGCGCCGAGGTCGGGGCGACGAGTCCGCGGAGCCGGGCCTCAGTCTCCCCGCACCCCCCGAGGGGCGAGCGGTCTGGGACCTGCCCGCAGACCTCGGCCGGCGGTACGGCGCGGTGTCGGGCGACCTGAACCCGATCCATCTCTACCCCTTGACCGCTCAGGCGCTCGGCTTCAAGCGTCAGATCGCCCATGGCATGTGGACCAAGGCACGATGCCTGGCCGCCATCGAGAACCGGCTGCCGGACGCCGTCCGGATCGAGGTGGCCTTCAAGAAGCCGGTGTTCCTGCCCGGCAAGGTCGCGTTCGGATTGGAGGGTGACCGCTCCTCCTGGCAGTTCGCGCTCACCAACCCCGGTGACCGGTCACCACACCTGGTGGGGCGCACCGCCGCGGTGTGA